The Triticum aestivum cultivar Chinese Spring chromosome 7B, IWGSC CS RefSeq v2.1, whole genome shotgun sequence genome window below encodes:
- the LOC123159966 gene encoding protein GLUTAMINE DUMPER 6 has translation MRPIREGEALVGVAGAPGAAAGHGAHPELWRTPTPYHFLGFALMMGLIAVALLVLVCTRRKPSGSSRRGTAGEDASARGMAPLDREPKVVVIMAGDDMPSFLASARPFAFPDAVEPPRQADAV, from the coding sequence ATGAGGCCGATCAGGGAAGGCGAGGCGCTGGTGGGAGTCGCCGGGGCTCCGGGGGCGGCGGCCGGCCACGGCGCGCACCCGGAGCTGTGGAGGACGCCGACGCCGTACCACTTCCTCGGCTTCGCGCTCATGATGGGGCTCATCGCCGTCGCGCTGCTCGTGCTCGTCTGCACGCGCCGCAAGCCGTCGGGCTCGTCGCGGCGGGGGACCGCCGGCGAGGACGCGTCGGCGCGCGGGATGGCGCCGCTCGACAGGGAGCCCAAGGTCGTCGTCATCATGGCCGGCGACGACATGCCATCCTTCCTCGCCAGCGCCAGGCCATTCGCGTTCCCTGACGCCGTCGAGCCGCCACGCCAGGCGGACGCGGTCTAA